In the genome of Taeniopygia guttata chromosome 26, bTaeGut7.mat, whole genome shotgun sequence, one region contains:
- the MAGI3 gene encoding membrane-associated guanylate kinase, WW and PDZ domain-containing protein 3 isoform X3 — protein sequence MSKTLRKKRHWLSKVQECVVSWGGPAGPDPDLLRGGAERGEFPYLAGRLPAGGEGSPGPALLSGKAPAPGDVLLEVNGTPVSGLTHRDTLAVVRHFREPVRLKTVRPGKVINKDLRHYLSLQFQKGSIDHKLQQVIRDNLYLRTIPCTTRAPRDGEVPGVDYNFIPVEQFKALEESGALLESGTYDGNFYGTPKPPAEPSPFQPDPVDQVLFDNDFDTESQRKRTTSVSKMQRMESSLPEEEEEEEKEAVNGSGGIENKEKHSDSPDWMKPVPSYNQTSSNMDFRNYLSRDETLEPLPKNWEMAYTDTGMIYFIDHNTKTTTWLDPRLCKKAKAPEDCEDGELPYGWEKIEDPQYGTYYVDHINQKTQFENPVLEAKRKKQLGQTDAGPSKSGLGRSVFTRDPSQLTGALIRTSLKKSTMGFGFTIIGGDRPDEFLQVKNVLKDGPAAQDGRIAPGDVIVDINGSCVLGHTHADVVQMFQLIPINQYVNMTLCRGYPLPDDSEDPVVDIVTATPVINGLPLAKGDTSVSSQDLVAATVGLDQNGKVLVNGRLNGPSVDSAEQRVSFASSGGSQPELVTIPLVKGPKGFGFAIADSPTGQKVKMILDSQWCQGLQKGDVIKEICHQNVQSLTHLQVVEVLKQFPVGAEVPLLILRGGPPSPTKAAKGKDKQDSSGSLEAVSDTIPQPMPFPPSAVRPGSPKLDPSEVYLKSKTIYEDKPPNTRDLDVFLRKQESGFGFRVLGGDGPDQPIYIGAIIPLGAAEKDGRLRAADELMCIDGVPVKGKSHKQVLDLMTSAARNGQVLLTVRRKIFFSGEKQAEEEEPQPVLAQNGSPRLNRVDFANQPCPEVYDVRLQRKENEGFGFVILTSKNKPPPGVIPHKIGRVIEGSPADQCGKLKVGDRISAVNSQSIVELSHDSIVQLIKDAGNVVTLTVVAEEEQRGPPSGTNSARQSPAPQHRPLGLALINPDRGATEGEAGKEVSNSYRLSWPEHKHMAQLDAASGVGSRHSQNAGCFPVELERGPRGFGFSLRGGKEYNMGLFILRLAEDGPAVKDGRVHVGDQIVEINGEPTQGITHTRAIELIQAGGNKVLLLLRPGTGLIPDHSTLSQGLFGVEAARQGSKVV from the exons gaAAAGTCATCAACAAGGACTTGCGCCACTATCTGAGCCTTCAGTTCCAGAAGGGCTCGATAGACCACAAACTCCAGCAAGTGATCAGAGACAATCTCTATTTGAGAACCATCCCTT GCACGACAAGGGCTCCCAGAGATGGGGAGGTCCCTGGGGTAGACTATAATTTCATTCCTGTTGAGCAGTTTAAAGCATTGGAAGAAAGTGGAGCCTTACTAGAAAGTGGAACATATGATG GTAATTTTTATGGTACTCCAAAgcctccagcagagcccagccccttTCAGCCTGATCCAGTGGATCAAGTTCTTTTTGACAATGATTTTGATACTGAGTCGCAGAGGAAAAGAACCACATCCGTCAGCAAAATGCAAAGGATGGAAAGTTCTCTccctgaagaggaggaagaggaggaaaaggaagcagTTAATGGCAGTGGAGGGATAG aaaacaaagaaaaacattcagaTTCTCCTGACTGGATGAAACCTGTTCCCAGCTACAACCAGACAAGCAGCAACATGGacttcagaaattatttgtcGAGGGATGAGACCCTGGAACCACTACCCAAGAACTGGGAAATGGCTTACACGGACACTGGCATGATCTACTTCATCGA TCACAACACCAAGACAACCACATGGCTTGATCCCCGGCTCTGTAAGAAGGCCAAAGCTCCTGAAGATTGTGAAGATGGAG AACTTCCTTATGGATGGGAGAAAATAGAAGACCCTCAATATGGGACATACTACGTTGA TCACATTAACCAGAAAACTCAGTTTGAAAATCCAGTATTGGaagccaaaaggaaaaaacagctaGGACAGACTGATGCTGGCCCTTCCAAATCAG GACTGGGGAGGTCTGTCTTCACTCGAGATCCATCCCAGCTTACTGGAGCACTTATAAGGACATCCCTGAAAAAAAGTACCATGGGATTTGGCTTCACAATCATCGGAGGGGACAGGCCTGACGAGTTTCTCCAGGTGAAGAATGTGTTAAAAGATGGACCCGCTGCACAAGATGGAAGAATTGCTCCAG GCGATGTCATCGTGGACATAAATGGAAGCTGTGTCCTTGGCCATACCCATGCAGATGTTGTCCAAATGTTTCAGCTCATTCCCATCAATCAGTATGTGAACATGACTTTGTGTCGTGGATACCCTCTTCCTGATGACAGTGAAGACCCTGTGGTGGATATCGTGACGGCCACACCTGTCATTAATGGCCTGCCGTTGGCCAAGGGAGATACTTCCGTGTCCAGCCAAGATTTAGTAGCAGCAACAGTTGGGTTGGACCAGAATGGGAAAGTGTTGGTCAACGGTCGCCTGAATGGCCCTTCTGTGGATTCAGCCGAGCAGAGGGTTTCCTTTGCCTCCTCAGGAGGCTCTCAGCCAGAGCTGGTCACCATCCCTCTGGTCAAAGGGCCTAAAGGCTTTGGGTTTGCCATTGCAGACAGTCCCACAGGCCAGAAGGTGAAGATGATTTTGGACAGCCAGTGGTGCCAAGGCCTACAGAAAGGGGATGTCATCAAGGAGATTTGCCATCAGAATGTGCAGAGCTTGACCCACTTGCAGGTGGTGGAGGTGCTCAAGCAGTTTCCAGTAGGAGCAGAGGTGCCCCTGCTTATCTTAAGAGGAG gtcCACCCTCTCCTACTAAAGCTGCCAAAGGA AAGGACAAACAGGACAGTTCTGGAAGTTTGGAAGCTGTCAGCGATACCATTCCACAGCCGATGCCCTTCCCGCCCTCTGCTGTGCGACCAGGTTCTCCTAAACTAGACCCATCCGAAGTCTACCTGAAGTCTAAGACAATTTATGAGGACAAAC ctcCAAACACAAGAGATTTAGATGTTTTCCTGAGAAAACAAGAGTCAGGCTTTGGTTTCCGGGTGCTTGGTGGGGACGGACCAGATCAACCT ATTTATATTGGAGCTATAATCCCACTGGGAGCAGCGGAAAAGGACGGGAGGCTGCGTGCAGCAGATGAGCTGATGTGCATCGATGGAGTCCCTGTGAAAGGGAAGTCACACAAGCAAGTTCTGGATTTAATGACCAGTGCTGCACGGAATGGGCAGGTGCTGCTCACTGTCCGGAGAAAGATCTTCTTCAGTG GGGAAaagcaggcagaggaggaggagccacagcctgtcctggcaCAGAACGGCTCTCCTCGGCTGAACCGTGTCGACTTTGCCAACCAACCATGCCCGGAAGTCTACGACGTCCGTCTGCAGCGGAAGGAGAACGAAGGATTTGGCTTCGTCATCCTCACCTCCAAGAACAAACCTCCTCCTGGAG TGATTCCTCACAAGATCGGTCGAGTTATCGAGGGAAGCCCAGCTGACCAGTGTGGGAAGCTGAAGGTGGGTGACAGAATCTCAGCGGTAAACAGCCAGTCCATTGTGGAGCTCTCTCATGACAGCATTGTGCAGCTCATCAAGGATGCAGGCAACGTGGTCACCCTCACAGTGGTGGCTGAGGAAG AGCAACGTGGTCCTCCATCAGGAACAAACTCAGCCAGGCAGAGCCCGGCCCCACAGCACCGACCACTGGGATTGGCACTGATCAACCCTGACAG GGGAGCTACAGAAGGTGAAGCCGGAAAAGAAGTTTCTAATAGTTATCGGCTGTCCTGGCCCGAACACAAGCACATGGCACAGTTGGATGCTGCTTCAGGTGTTGGCAGCCGTCATTCCCAG AATGCTGGCTGTTTCCCAGTGGAGTTGGAAAGGGGCCCTCGAGGGTTTGGATTCAGCCTCCGAGGAGGAAAGGAATACAACATGGGCTTATTCATCCTCCGTCTGGCTGAGGATGGGCCGGCAGTCAAGGATGGGAGAGTCCAT GTTGGTGACCAAATTGTGGAAATTAATGGAGAACCTACCCAAGGAATCACTCACACACGAGCCATTGAGCTGATTCAGGCTGGAGGAAATaaagttttgctgctgctgagaccAGGGACTGGATTGATACCAGATCACAGTACGTTGTCTCAAGGGCTGTTTGGTGTTGAGGCCGCAAGGCAGGGAAGTAAAGTGGTATAA